A single Mytilus trossulus isolate FHL-02 chromosome 12, PNRI_Mtr1.1.1.hap1, whole genome shotgun sequence DNA region contains:
- the LOC134693333 gene encoding uncharacterized protein LOC134693333, whose translation MRLLLAISLLVTGTLSAVTDHQFETLAKKVEDLTRQLMLTELSIGERARADADSGIKQIRTTNDGTKSYFTQTHSYNSVCSIHEHSNYDRTVGMGEFIANMNGVEFRTRHNDYKLRMPSKTSKNYNQQDDVPFPAVPPSVLAKPNLQEQVHEMQNYFRAFAFQNHNFRDYRPYFKPVLCYLEGTWTTSTKSIDEPFQSDRHSIDAESWFDLQEKIRFTSYTGGKHYLENFSYLPTTIMNMINGTPEYAQWNYRISCHPLSFDLPLAALKPVDDMAGRIGHKMNLTKYAHTRAARFSFARRLGRENHFQWEDGFGNFKDTVYHNGLLDKIMNEIPGKDNYGAVLHDNTFGMDTLDPHTVNATLLNTGFYHRRFKHDKKGAMGIRDVHRGFSDSNLFVAQTSNPKVAPMKIHYCAKNEHTHHKECKTEAVRYTYAIPLELIYLTPLFSWNPHNLKLVDRRDRHGQAAIVEGGKRNGGTTVDKAYNGTSFKLFYKTPVEFFHGTNVDKDKADTDRGAVGVLDRHGAVKKVVSSGQRITLPDIPGVGKLRLRYPVMPVTREGNQIGKELDAVKDVLNHLKDLGGYLDQKPSALAGAGITQADSHFRTSVTNQDPPGHHFHEFYIDYDDMQDLAKGLTVTVGTTTDNSHSHQLEISFDANTHTYKIHKCDGQAKCWDGHSADIYSLD comes from the coding sequence ATGAGGTTGTTACTAGCAATTTCCCTGCTGGTCACAGGAACCCTGTCAGCCGTGACTGATCATCAGTTTGAAACGCTCGCCAAAAAGGTAGAAGATCTTACTAGACAGCTCATGTTAACAGAACTTTCGATTGGAGAAAGAGCTCGTGCCGATGCTGATTCCGGAATCAAACAGATACGTACTACAAATGATGGTACAAAATCATATTTCACTCAAACCCACAGTTATAACTCTGTCTGCTCTATCCATGAACATTCAAATTACGACAGAACTGTCGGAATGGGAGAATTTATTGCCAACATGAATGGCGTAGAATTTAGAACAAGACATAATGATTACAAATTGCGTATGCCTAGCAAAACCTCTAAAAATTATAATCAACAGGACGATGTCCCTTTCCCTGCGGTACCGCCATCCGTATTGGCCAAACCCAATCTACAAGAACAAGTTCAtgaaatgcaaaactatttccGTGCTTTTGCATTTCAAAATCATAACTTCAGAGACTATAGACCATACTTCAAACCGGTTTTGTGTTATTTAGAGGGTACATGGACAACAAGTACAAAGTCCATTGACGAACCATTCCAAAGCGATCGTCATTCCATCGATGCTGAGAGCTGGTTTGACTTACAAGAAAAGATCCGATTTACATCTTACACTGGAGGAAAACACTACCTAGAGAATTTCTCATACCTCCCAACAACAATCATGAATATGATCAACGGAACTCCCGAGTATGCGCAATGGAACTATAGGATATCATGCCATCCATTGTCATTTGATTTACCTTTAGCCGCACTTAAACCCGTTGATGATATGGCAGGAAGAATTGGACACAAAATGAACTTGACAAAATATGCACATACAAGAGCAGCAAGATTTTCATTTGCTAGAAGATTGGGAAGAGAAAACCATTTCCAATGGGAAGATGGCTTCGGTAACTTTAAAGATACTGTTTATCATAATGGTCTTCTCgataaaattatgaatgaaatcCCAGGAAAAGACAACTATGGAGCTGTCTTACACGATAATACATTTGGAATGGACACTTTAGATCCTCATACAGTAAACGCCACTCTTCTAAATACCGGATTCTATCATCGACGATTCAAACACGATAAAAAGGGAGCTATGGGTATAAGAGATGTTCATCGTGGATTTTCAGATAGTAACTTGTTCGTTGCTCAGACGTCTAACCCAAAGGTAGCACCAATGAAAATACATTACTGTGCAAAGAATGAACATACTCACCACAAGGAATGTAAAACAGAAGCAGTCAGGTATACCTACGCTATTCCATTAGAACTTATTTATTTGACTCCTTTATTTAGTTGGAATCCTCATAACCTTAAACTAGTAGACAGGAGAGATCGTCATGGTCAAGCAGCAATCGTTGAAGGCGGTAAAAGGAACGGTGGAACAACAGTAGATAAAGCATATAATGGTACATCTTTTAAACTTTTCTATAAAACACCCGTCGAATTCTTCCATGGTACAAATGTCGATAAGGATAAGGCCGATACTGACCGAGGGGCAGTAGGTGTACTCGACAGGCATGGTGCTGTAAAAAAAGTAGTGTCTTCCGGTCAACGTATCACACTCCCAGATATTCCAGGCGTTGGAAAACTTCGACTTAGATATCCCGTCATGCCTGTCACTCGTGAAGGTAACCAGATTGGAAAGGAGCTTGACGCGGTTAAAGACGTTCTGAATCACTTGAAAGATTTGGGTGgatatcttgaccaaaaaccaAGTGCACTTGCCGGTGCTGGAATAACACAAGCTGACTCACACTTCCGAACATCTGTCACCAACCAAGATCCACCTGGTCATCATTTCCACGAGTTTTATATTGACTATGATGACATGCAGGATTTGGCTAAAGGCCTGACAGTAACAGTAGGAACTACGACCGATAACTCACATTCTCATCAACTTGAGATAAGCTTTGACGCAAACacacatacatataaaatacaCAAGTGTGATGGCCAAGCTAAGTGTTGGGACGGTCACTCAGCAGATATTTACTCTTTGGATTAA